In Leptospira hartskeerlii, a single window of DNA contains:
- a CDS encoding LA_3334 family protein: MFKKFIFVFYGIFFFPYYLFSSEILFKNGDAFIAEEVSEEAEYILLSWKDKKYKIPRLELQRIDPRKKGPDSSYRYSEFKLTDGTQLKGILIEKKENKLILKTELGFVELEKSKIPSQNFEEISSESPILPEKYILETSKQREWRIGFFGSGYYSLGVWAQAFPLTYGGGAFLERDANSKFWFYGLSSEASIGKGKNGNLSVWSQSAYFGKYYGISSPYWLLGSGFSNTARSGDEKTSAINPDLIFEFGWNWQIESGSSIRIGIRSQCSIEEGSNFCRSGFKFSWGFSI, from the coding sequence ATGTTTAAAAAGTTTATATTCGTTTTTTACGGGATCTTCTTCTTCCCTTATTATCTTTTCTCCTCAGAAATATTATTCAAGAATGGAGATGCTTTTATCGCGGAAGAAGTCTCGGAAGAAGCGGAATACATTCTTCTTTCCTGGAAGGATAAAAAATACAAAATCCCCAGGTTGGAACTCCAACGAATAGATCCCAGAAAGAAGGGACCTGATTCTTCATATCGATATTCGGAATTCAAACTAACCGACGGAACCCAGCTTAAAGGTATCTTGATCGAAAAGAAGGAGAACAAACTTATCTTAAAAACGGAACTTGGTTTTGTTGAATTAGAGAAAAGTAAAATTCCATCTCAAAATTTTGAGGAAATCTCTTCCGAGTCCCCTATACTCCCGGAGAAATACATATTAGAAACTTCTAAACAAAGAGAATGGAGGATCGGATTTTTCGGTTCCGGATATTATTCCTTGGGTGTATGGGCGCAGGCGTTTCCCCTCACATATGGAGGAGGTGCATTTTTAGAAAGAGATGCAAACTCTAAGTTTTGGTTCTATGGGCTCTCTTCCGAGGCATCTATCGGAAAGGGTAAAAACGGAAACCTAAGTGTATGGAGCCAATCTGCGTATTTTGGAAAATATTACGGAATATCTTCTCCTTATTGGCTGCTCGGATCCGGTTTCAGCAATACAGCCCGGTCCGGAGACGAAAAAACATCTGCGATCAATCCGGATCTAATTTTTGAATTCGGCTGGAATTGGCAGATTGAATCCGGATCTTCCATCCGAATAGGTATCCGTTCTCAATGTAGCATAGAAGAAGGTTCTAATTTTTGCAGATCCGGATTTAAGTTCTCTTGGGGGTTTTCTATATGA
- a CDS encoding Kelch repeat-containing protein yields the protein MRRIYSVFIIFFLTLHFCLCTASGLSEILGEESARAEFAFVAKLSPNSAVFSWNCSKASKGTMYTNDGIFPNVHSSKTHFSEWKNLSPNTSYKVILTCGSQKLEEGSILEFTTWISNDPPKTRGIWILGGIGNDGLPIREVDLFDPVTDIWYSSITYVPTPRAFASIVHHKNKIYVIGGMENVSGTYVSSSKIEVYDPYADLWETKASLPSGSIGAVAGSVGDEIYILSGSNSTDMTNGPVFNTILKFYPELGTNGQWISFSSASTIFSRVDMSGCAINGVIFYTGGRTYNSGSANSSTDGFAASANTTTSFSEPSLGESKHGGGGVCILPSSQDLFPADGVYFAVVGGSTGSGNVFQPATSIIPTNRTEFYQLGSGSFSLGPSLPASLYFPAAQTSYETRKIFSFGGASSINIPEDTVYFLDSGNPLGSAWVTHTLPMPRRRYAHKAVRIDR from the coding sequence ATGAGAAGAATATATTCTGTTTTTATAATTTTCTTTCTAACCTTACATTTTTGTCTCTGCACAGCTTCCGGCCTCTCTGAAATTTTAGGAGAAGAATCTGCCAGGGCGGAATTTGCATTTGTAGCTAAATTAAGTCCGAATTCCGCAGTTTTTTCTTGGAATTGCTCGAAAGCCTCAAAAGGTACGATGTATACGAACGATGGGATCTTTCCTAACGTCCACTCTTCAAAAACTCATTTTTCAGAATGGAAAAACTTAAGTCCAAATACATCTTACAAAGTGATTTTAACCTGTGGATCACAAAAGTTAGAAGAAGGTAGTATTTTAGAATTTACCACTTGGATCTCGAATGATCCTCCAAAAACAAGAGGGATTTGGATCTTAGGAGGAATCGGGAATGACGGACTTCCGATCAGAGAAGTGGATCTATTCGATCCCGTGACGGATATTTGGTATTCTTCCATTACATATGTTCCAACTCCTCGGGCATTTGCCTCTATCGTTCATCATAAAAATAAAATATATGTGATCGGAGGAATGGAGAATGTATCCGGAACTTATGTTTCTTCTTCCAAGATAGAAGTGTATGATCCTTATGCGGATCTATGGGAAACAAAGGCTTCTTTGCCTTCCGGTTCTATCGGAGCGGTGGCAGGTTCCGTTGGAGATGAGATCTATATTCTCTCCGGATCTAATTCTACGGATATGACAAATGGCCCGGTATTTAATACAATTCTAAAGTTCTATCCGGAGCTTGGAACAAACGGTCAATGGATCTCTTTTTCTTCCGCATCTACGATATTCAGCAGAGTGGATATGTCAGGTTGCGCGATCAATGGTGTCATTTTTTATACTGGTGGTAGGACTTACAACAGCGGAAGCGCAAACTCAAGCACCGATGGTTTTGCTGCTTCTGCAAATACCACTACTTCTTTCAGCGAGCCTAGTTTGGGAGAATCCAAACATGGGGGAGGAGGAGTTTGTATTTTACCTTCTTCCCAAGATCTTTTTCCCGCAGACGGAGTTTACTTCGCAGTTGTAGGAGGTTCAACAGGTTCAGGAAATGTTTTCCAACCAGCGACTTCTATTATTCCAACAAATCGAACTGAGTTTTACCAATTAGGTTCTGGCTCCTTTTCTCTAGGCCCGAGTCTTCCTGCTTCTCTTTATTTTCCTGCAGCCCAAACTTCTTATGAGACTCGTAAAATTTTCTCTTTCGGCGGAGCTTCTTCCATTAATATTCCTGAAGATACTGTGTACTTTTTAGATTCCGGAAATCCATTGGGTTCTGCTTGGGTAACTCACACTTTGCCTATGCCTAGAAGAAGATATGCTCATAAAGCGGTTCGGATCGACAGATGA
- a CDS encoding tetratricopeptide repeat protein, which translates to MRLLFSESAVFRIFAFCILLLSPLFLLSEEDSLEDRWIQEGNILLESEQFEEAELLANSILESDPSNSKAEFILTRAWIGIGKEEKKKGDFLKAKEYFEKAYEKWPLNESIRKELSELNEAPRQYKRSLASFRNNSISQSASNKSIEDLTISMNVLRLEIEKLKIELETERLERTNENGWNWTYLLLGIQITVLFAIFRKI; encoded by the coding sequence ATGAGATTACTGTTTTCGGAATCTGCAGTTTTTAGAATATTCGCATTTTGTATTCTTCTACTCTCTCCTTTATTTTTACTTTCAGAAGAAGATTCGTTAGAAGATAGATGGATTCAAGAAGGAAACATTCTATTGGAATCCGAACAATTTGAAGAAGCTGAGCTATTAGCTAATTCCATTTTAGAATCGGATCCCTCCAACTCTAAGGCAGAATTTATACTAACCCGGGCGTGGATCGGAATCGGCAAAGAAGAAAAGAAAAAAGGAGATTTCTTAAAAGCAAAAGAATATTTTGAAAAGGCCTACGAAAAATGGCCTCTGAATGAAAGTATCCGAAAGGAGCTTTCAGAGTTGAATGAGGCTCCTCGTCAGTATAAAAGATCGCTTGCGTCATTTAGAAACAATTCTATCTCACAAAGTGCATCCAATAAAAGCATAGAAGATCTAACGATTAGTATGAACGTTCTACGCTTAGAAATTGAAAAACTAAAAATCGAATTAGAAACAGAAAGATTAGAACGAACGAATGAAAACGGTTGGAATTGGACTTATTTACTTTTAGGAATACAAATCACAGTCTTATTTGCAATATTTAGAAAAATATAA
- a CDS encoding ankyrin repeat domain-containing protein: protein MFQMIATGHKAQVIYSLRENPDLASKQNPEGITPVLFALYYGKEEIVNSYLTLGIPLNLFEAAALGDSDRVKELVDSNPNIVHSYSPDGWTPLHLASHFGRLSIIQYLLEKGADINAKSKSKLSIGNTALHSAVASWRADAVALLLENGADPNFTQDGGFSPLHIAASRQGNEQIVSLLLDKGADPELKTEDGKTAREIAAERGIAFSA from the coding sequence ATGTTCCAAATGATCGCTACCGGTCATAAAGCCCAAGTTATCTATTCATTGAGAGAAAATCCGGATCTTGCTTCTAAACAAAATCCGGAAGGGATCACTCCTGTACTATTCGCTCTCTATTACGGCAAAGAGGAGATAGTAAATTCATATCTTACCTTAGGAATTCCGCTCAATCTATTCGAAGCGGCCGCTTTGGGAGACTCAGATCGTGTTAAAGAACTCGTAGATTCCAATCCAAATATCGTTCATTCTTATAGTCCTGACGGTTGGACCCCTTTACATCTCGCTTCTCACTTCGGAAGACTTTCTATTATCCAATATTTGTTGGAGAAGGGAGCGGACATAAACGCTAAATCCAAAAGTAAATTATCGATCGGTAATACTGCATTACATTCTGCTGTTGCTTCTTGGAGAGCGGATGCCGTTGCATTACTTTTGGAAAATGGTGCGGATCCTAATTTTACGCAAGATGGCGGCTTTTCTCCGCTCCATATCGCAGCCTCAAGACAAGGAAATGAACAGATTGTTTCTTTACTATTGGACAAAGGTGCAGATCCGGAACTAAAAACAGAGGACGGTAAAACTGCTAGAGAGATCGCAGCAGAAAGAGGAATTGCGTTTAGTGCTTAG